One region of Streptomyces sp. NBC_00442 genomic DNA includes:
- a CDS encoding GntR family transcriptional regulator: MVVFRIERRSGVPAYLQIVHQVEQALRMGALSEGDRLPTAAQVAADTKVNPNTTLKAYRELERAGHVEVRQGAGTFITRSLAAPGDDPDSPLLARLADWMREAAAAGLTEQEIAHLFDVVRTRMYPTEPPGVPPS; this comes from the coding sequence ATGGTCGTGTTCCGCATAGAGCGCCGCAGCGGCGTGCCCGCGTACCTCCAGATCGTGCACCAGGTGGAGCAGGCCCTGCGCATGGGTGCGCTGAGCGAGGGCGACCGGCTGCCCACCGCGGCGCAGGTCGCCGCCGACACGAAGGTCAACCCCAACACCACGCTCAAGGCCTACCGCGAGCTGGAGCGGGCCGGACACGTCGAGGTGCGGCAGGGCGCGGGCACCTTCATCACCCGCTCCCTCGCCGCACCCGGCGACGACCCCGACTCGCCGCTGCTCGCGCGGCTGGCCGACTGGATGCGGGAAGCGGCCGCCGCGGGCCTGACGGAGCAGGAGATCGCCCACCTCTTCGACGTGGTCCGCACCCGGATGTACCCGACGGAGCCCCCGGGGGTGCCTCCCTCGTGA
- a CDS encoding ABC transporter permease: protein MSTLTRGPAPQDVTYTERRRVRGLAWLMVRQHRAVLIACAAATLIGALWMVHERSVALDALHAAGWPAKPRDDMGGAPHRIGTSFARVAAYLAYLPFLFGVFVGAPLIASDHEHGTARLVSTQSVPRMRWVLWKLGFALTLAVVTTGILGGVFGWWWRSVRSVIGTSWLDATVFDNTFPMLIALTVFTTSLGILIGVLIRRAVAAMVVTFFTSAAALLVADHLRTRLATPRRTAGPLGGEHPAVLSHGVEIDQWVGTASGKVYGWGTCVDDAAPDACRARLGIVHSVWDYFGDDQMATIQWTASGLLLGAAALMVVLAVWRARRQAL from the coding sequence ATGAGCACCCTCACCCGCGGCCCCGCCCCGCAGGACGTCACGTACACCGAACGCCGACGGGTGCGCGGCCTCGCCTGGCTGATGGTGCGTCAGCACCGGGCGGTGCTCATCGCCTGCGCCGCGGCGACCCTCATCGGCGCGCTCTGGATGGTGCACGAGCGGTCCGTCGCGCTGGACGCCCTGCACGCGGCGGGCTGGCCCGCGAAGCCACGCGACGACATGGGCGGAGCCCCGCACCGCATCGGCACGTCGTTCGCCCGCGTCGCCGCATACCTGGCGTATCTGCCGTTCCTGTTCGGTGTGTTCGTCGGCGCCCCCCTCATCGCGTCCGACCACGAGCACGGCACCGCCCGGCTCGTCTCCACCCAGTCGGTGCCCCGGATGCGCTGGGTGCTGTGGAAACTGGGCTTCGCGCTCACCCTCGCCGTGGTGACCACCGGCATCCTGGGCGGGGTGTTCGGCTGGTGGTGGCGGTCCGTGCGGTCCGTCATCGGCACTTCGTGGCTCGACGCCACGGTCTTCGACAACACCTTCCCCATGCTGATCGCCCTCACGGTGTTCACGACATCCCTGGGCATCCTGATCGGCGTGCTGATCCGGCGGGCGGTCGCCGCGATGGTCGTCACCTTCTTCACCTCGGCCGCCGCGCTGCTCGTCGCCGACCACCTCAGGACCCGGCTCGCCACCCCGCGACGGACCGCCGGCCCGCTCGGCGGTGAGCATCCCGCGGTGCTCAGCCACGGCGTCGAGATCGACCAGTGGGTCGGCACCGCCTCCGGCAAGGTCTACGGCTGGGGCACGTGTGTGGACGATGCCGCACCGGACGCCTGCCGAGCCAGGCTCGGGATCGTCCACTCGGTGTGGGACTACTTCGGCGACGACCAGATGGCCACGATCCAGTGGACGGCATCGGGGCTGCTGCTCGGCGCCGCCGCGCTCATGGTGGTCCTGGCCGTGTGGCGCGCGCGCCGCCAGGCGCTGTAG
- a CDS encoding helix-turn-helix transcriptional regulator → MGAVPEPHAGWTFLTNHARVLAAIADDPSTRIRDIAAHCRLTERAVQRIIADLEETGHLSHTRHGRSNTYRIEPGAPLRHPAEAGLPVATLLALLARHDERRDERPRSRHSDSDSGREPGTRTGRPH, encoded by the coding sequence ATGGGTGCCGTACCTGAGCCGCACGCGGGCTGGACGTTTCTGACGAACCACGCCCGCGTCCTGGCGGCGATCGCCGACGACCCCTCGACCCGCATACGTGACATCGCGGCCCACTGCAGACTCACCGAGCGTGCCGTGCAGCGGATCATCGCCGATCTGGAAGAGACGGGCCACCTCTCCCACACCCGGCACGGCCGCTCCAACACGTACCGCATCGAGCCGGGCGCCCCCCTGCGCCATCCCGCCGAGGCCGGTCTTCCCGTGGCCACCCTGCTCGCGCTCCTGGCCAGGCACGACGAGCGGCGCGACGAGCGGCCCCGCTCCCGGCACTCCGACTCCGATTCCGGCCGGGAACCGGGGACGCGGACCGGTCGGCCCCACTGA
- a CDS encoding ArsR family transcriptional regulator has translation MGDARQPHTGWTFITNHARVLATIAENQNARIRDIAAHCRLTERAVQKIISDLEQSGFLSHAREGRGNTYRIEPGKILRHPAEAEAGLTVASLLGLLAQDEAHRADRPRGAADPDDSGRP, from the coding sequence ATGGGAGACGCGCGGCAGCCTCATACCGGATGGACGTTCATCACCAACCACGCGCGCGTGCTCGCGACCATCGCGGAGAACCAGAACGCGAGGATCCGGGACATCGCCGCGCACTGCAGGCTCACGGAGCGCGCCGTGCAGAAGATCATTTCCGATCTGGAGCAGAGCGGCTTCCTGTCCCACGCCCGTGAAGGACGGGGCAATACCTACCGCATCGAGCCGGGAAAGATCCTGCGTCACCCCGCCGAGGCGGAGGCCGGGCTCACCGTGGCCTCCCTGCTCGGCCTTCTCGCCCAGGACGAGGCGCACCGTGCCGACCGGCCCCGCGGCGCCGCGGACCCGGACGACAGCGGCCGTCCCTGA
- a CDS encoding SMP-30/gluconolactonase/LRE family protein — protein MRPTTMLRTALRGPRRSVLPALALAAALLSPPAAAHAAPACGAITAAAPVQVAQLPDWAESIAVDARGRMFATAYFTGRVYRIDEPGSSPVALTGPIGADGGIVVRADGRLLVGTGNDIGHSLTGDLLPVSKLLEVDPDSGAVSTYASGLSGIDGVALAPDGTVYTTTVGGRNIGRVTPGGQVDPAWAHVQQPNGIAVSPDGDQVYVIQTTVAPALYRIGVDDPAHPRRWIPAGVPDALALPDGLTLDSRGRPLIATHAAGQIWRAEQGALCSVQSGLYLSTQITYGHGDHGFGAGRLYRSGVDGKIYEVPAGADPSGR, from the coding sequence ATGAGGCCGACCACCATGCTCCGCACCGCGTTACGAGGGCCGCGCCGCAGCGTACTGCCGGCGCTCGCGCTGGCCGCCGCCCTCCTGTCGCCACCGGCCGCCGCCCACGCGGCCCCCGCGTGCGGGGCCATCACGGCCGCCGCCCCCGTGCAGGTCGCCCAACTGCCCGACTGGGCCGAGTCGATCGCCGTCGACGCACGGGGGCGGATGTTCGCCACCGCCTACTTCACCGGGCGTGTCTACCGCATCGACGAGCCGGGCAGCAGCCCCGTCGCCCTCACCGGACCGATCGGGGCCGATGGCGGCATCGTCGTCCGCGCGGACGGCCGGCTCCTCGTCGGCACCGGCAACGACATCGGGCACTCCCTCACCGGCGACCTCCTTCCGGTCTCCAAGCTCCTGGAAGTGGACCCCGACTCCGGCGCGGTCAGCACCTACGCCTCGGGCCTGAGCGGCATCGACGGGGTGGCCCTGGCACCGGACGGCACCGTCTACACCACCACCGTGGGCGGCCGGAACATCGGCCGTGTCACACCCGGCGGACAGGTCGACCCGGCCTGGGCCCACGTACAGCAGCCGAACGGCATCGCCGTCTCACCCGACGGCGATCAGGTCTACGTCATCCAGACGACCGTGGCACCGGCCCTGTATCGCATCGGCGTCGACGACCCCGCCCACCCTCGACGCTGGATCCCCGCGGGGGTGCCCGACGCCCTCGCGCTTCCCGACGGTCTCACCCTCGACAGCCGGGGACGCCCACTGATCGCCACCCACGCCGCAGGCCAGATCTGGCGGGCCGAACAGGGGGCGCTCTGCTCGGTGCAGTCGGGCCTGTACCTCTCCACGCAGATCACCTACGGACACGGCGATCACGGCTTCGGCGCGGGCAGGCTCTACCGTTCGGGTGTGGACGGGAAGATCTACGAAGTCCCCGCGGGCGCCGACCCGTCGGGACGGTAG
- a CDS encoding M1 family aminopeptidase: MRPTPHKSLAATAFAVAALAAVSLPATPASAAPAPAARTAAACTPTQVVANGGFESGTSPWTQSSTSVITNRAGESAHGGTHFAWLDGVGSTHTDTLSQSVTIPSGCSSAKLTFWLHIDTAETTSSTAYDKLTAKIGSTTLATYSNLDKNTGYVQKSIDVSGFAGQTVSLAFTGTEDSSLQTSFVLDDLALDTSGGTTPPGDSTRTPAAPSYTVSLSSNTSGTNWTGHESATFTNASATALSEVYLRLWDNYHGSCSAMPITVTNVTGGTAGDLSVACTALKVTLPAPLPQGQSATIGFDLGIAVPSGADRFGADGAFNNIGNALPVLAVRDAAGWHLDPYTNNGEAFYSLAADFKVTLDHPNGLLVPATGTSVDTPGSSGRTVTTATASKVRDFAWAAGPFSKISGTSPAGTAINIYSVSGISSSSAQSMLSTAKSAVDTHAARFGAYPYGELDAVIDNNYWFGGMEYPGFVLDLVSTTALTHEIGHQWWYGIVGDDEYNNPWLDEAFADYSTDLAQNQTGTNCWNSVSWASSAEKITNSMAYWDAHSSRYSTVVYGYGKCALHDLRRVLGDSVMAKLLKDYATSHWYGVSTTAEFKAAAQAATSTDLTSFWTQHRIDG, encoded by the coding sequence GTGAGACCCACCCCCCACAAGTCCCTCGCGGCGACCGCCTTCGCGGTCGCCGCGCTGGCTGCCGTCTCTCTGCCCGCCACCCCGGCGTCGGCCGCTCCGGCCCCGGCGGCGCGTACCGCCGCGGCCTGCACCCCGACGCAGGTCGTCGCCAACGGCGGTTTCGAGAGCGGTACTTCACCATGGACCCAGTCGTCCACCAGCGTGATCACCAACCGTGCGGGCGAGAGCGCGCACGGCGGCACCCACTTCGCCTGGCTCGACGGCGTCGGCAGCACACACACCGACACGCTCTCCCAGAGCGTCACGATCCCCTCGGGATGCAGCTCCGCGAAGCTCACCTTCTGGCTGCACATCGACACCGCGGAGACCACGTCGTCGACGGCGTACGACAAGCTCACGGCGAAGATCGGCAGCACGACGCTGGCGACGTACTCGAACCTCGACAAGAACACCGGCTACGTACAGAAGTCCATCGACGTGTCGGGATTCGCGGGACAGACCGTGAGTCTCGCCTTCACCGGCACGGAGGACTCCAGCCTCCAGACGAGCTTCGTCCTCGACGACCTCGCACTCGACACCTCCGGTGGCACGACCCCGCCCGGTGACTCGACCCGCACCCCGGCCGCGCCCTCGTACACCGTCAGCCTCAGCAGCAACACGAGCGGCACCAACTGGACCGGACACGAGAGCGCGACCTTCACCAACGCCTCCGCCACCGCGCTGAGCGAGGTGTACCTGAGGCTGTGGGACAACTACCACGGCTCCTGCTCCGCCATGCCCATCACGGTCACCAACGTGACCGGCGGGACCGCGGGCGACCTCTCCGTGGCCTGCACCGCCCTCAAGGTCACCCTTCCCGCGCCGCTCCCCCAGGGCCAGTCGGCCACCATCGGCTTCGACCTCGGCATCGCCGTGCCGAGCGGCGCCGACCGCTTCGGCGCCGACGGGGCGTTCAACAACATCGGCAACGCCCTGCCCGTCCTCGCCGTCCGTGACGCCGCGGGCTGGCACCTGGATCCGTACACCAACAACGGCGAGGCGTTCTACTCGTTGGCCGCCGACTTCAAGGTGACCCTGGACCACCCCAACGGCCTGCTCGTCCCGGCCACCGGCACATCGGTCGACACCCCCGGCTCCAGCGGGCGCACCGTGACCACGGCCACCGCCTCCAAGGTCCGCGACTTCGCCTGGGCGGCCGGCCCGTTCAGCAAGATCTCCGGCACCTCACCGGCCGGCACCGCCATCAACATCTACTCGGTCTCGGGCATCAGCTCCTCCAGCGCACAGTCGATGCTGTCCACCGCGAAGTCCGCCGTGGACACCCACGCGGCCCGGTTCGGCGCCTACCCCTACGGCGAGCTGGACGCGGTGATCGACAACAACTACTGGTTCGGTGGCATGGAATACCCCGGATTCGTCCTCGACCTGGTCTCCACCACGGCCCTGACGCACGAGATAGGCCACCAGTGGTGGTACGGGATCGTCGGCGACGACGAGTACAACAACCCGTGGCTCGACGAGGCGTTCGCGGACTACTCCACCGACCTGGCACAGAACCAGACCGGCACCAACTGCTGGAACAGCGTCTCGTGGGCCTCGTCCGCCGAGAAGATCACCAACTCGATGGCGTACTGGGACGCGCACTCCTCGCGGTACTCGACGGTCGTCTACGGCTACGGCAAGTGCGCCCTGCACGACCTGCGCCGCGTCCTCGGTGACAGCGTCATGGCCAAACTCCTCAAGGACTACGCCACGTCGCACTGGTACGGCGTCTCGACCACGGCCGAGTTCAAGGCGGCCGCCCAGGCGGCCACCAGCACGGACCTGACCTCGTTCTGGACCCAGCACCGCATCGACGGCTGA
- a CDS encoding SpoIIE family protein phosphatase codes for MNASEVFGERLGPVRVDASEPGGLLDVLGVAAIVLDEGGRITLWSPQAQELFGWDAQEALGHSAAKLLVSEEQRPLVLDLFARVMSGGGTWAGVFPIRHKDGRTRMVEFRNMRLQDEHGSLYALGIATDEPTVRAVERDLALSVRLVSQSPIGLAVLDTDLRYVLVNPTLARINGVPADEHMGRTVHDALPFLDTASIESAMRRVLETGVPLLDQTAIGRTPDDTTEHAWNVSYYRLEDSAARVLGVAISIVDVSEQYHAANEAAEARRRLDLIARASVRIGTTLDLSRTAHELADLVVTDFADIAAVDLLDSVLDGRGAGEDAESGPVAIRALAVASAYPTDALQAADTPGNIAKYNAERLVTRCVTTARPVLVSHVGAGDLKNIARDEEAARLLARAGLHSYLAVPLIARGEVLGALDLKRARNPQPFTHDDAVLALELATRAAVCIDNARWFQQQRHAALALQRHLLPRQPPQPTGLDVAYRYQPAAAIGEAGGDWFDAIPVAGDKTALVVGDVMGHGINAAATMGQLRTATRTLAGLDLDPADVLHHLDRITSELEETTATCVYAVYDPHRTECRIALAGHLPPIWDRPGRAPRFLQLPTGAPLGVGGVPFRATTVDCAPGDRLVLYTDGLVETRDQPIDDRLRALLDALTHHRLPLEATCDRLLAALPPPQRHDDIALLIAQVTPSRRAN; via the coding sequence ATGAACGCATCCGAGGTTTTCGGGGAGCGGCTCGGCCCCGTGCGCGTCGACGCGTCCGAGCCCGGCGGTCTGCTGGACGTGCTGGGCGTCGCCGCCATCGTGCTGGACGAGGGCGGACGGATCACCCTGTGGAGCCCGCAGGCCCAGGAACTGTTCGGCTGGGACGCTCAGGAAGCCCTCGGCCACTCCGCCGCCAAGCTGCTGGTCTCCGAGGAGCAGCGCCCTCTCGTCCTGGACCTGTTCGCCCGGGTGATGAGCGGCGGCGGAACGTGGGCGGGCGTCTTCCCCATCCGGCACAAGGACGGCCGTACGCGCATGGTGGAGTTCCGCAACATGCGGCTCCAGGACGAGCACGGCAGCCTGTACGCGCTGGGCATCGCCACCGACGAGCCGACGGTGCGCGCCGTCGAGCGGGACCTCGCGCTGTCGGTGCGCCTGGTGTCCCAGTCGCCGATCGGTCTCGCGGTGCTCGACACCGATCTGCGCTACGTGCTGGTCAACCCCACCCTGGCCCGCATCAACGGCGTCCCCGCCGACGAGCACATGGGGCGGACGGTCCACGACGCCCTGCCGTTCCTCGACACCGCCTCCATCGAGTCCGCGATGCGCCGGGTCCTGGAGACCGGCGTGCCCCTGCTCGACCAGACCGCGATCGGCCGGACACCCGACGACACGACCGAGCACGCCTGGAACGTGTCGTACTACCGCCTCGAAGACTCCGCGGCGCGCGTCCTCGGCGTCGCGATCTCGATCGTGGACGTCAGCGAGCAGTACCACGCGGCGAACGAGGCCGCCGAGGCGCGCAGGCGCCTGGACCTGATCGCCCGCGCCTCGGTCCGCATAGGGACCACGCTGGATCTCAGCCGTACCGCCCATGAACTCGCGGATCTCGTGGTGACCGACTTCGCCGACATCGCCGCCGTGGACCTCCTCGACTCCGTCCTGGACGGCCGCGGCGCCGGCGAGGACGCCGAGTCGGGGCCCGTGGCGATCCGGGCCCTGGCGGTCGCGTCGGCCTACCCCACCGACGCGCTCCAGGCCGCCGACACGCCGGGCAACATCGCGAAGTACAACGCGGAGCGCCTGGTCACCCGGTGTGTCACCACCGCACGGCCGGTCCTGGTCAGTCACGTCGGCGCGGGCGACCTCAAGAACATCGCCCGCGACGAGGAAGCCGCGCGGCTGCTGGCCCGCGCCGGACTCCACTCCTACCTGGCGGTCCCGCTGATCGCGCGCGGCGAAGTCCTGGGCGCCCTCGACCTGAAGCGGGCCCGCAACCCGCAGCCCTTCACCCACGACGACGCCGTCCTGGCCCTCGAACTCGCCACCCGGGCCGCCGTCTGCATCGACAACGCCCGCTGGTTCCAGCAGCAGCGCCACGCCGCCCTCGCCCTCCAGCGCCACCTCCTGCCCCGTCAACCGCCCCAGCCCACCGGGCTCGACGTGGCTTACCGCTACCAGCCCGCGGCGGCGATCGGCGAGGCCGGTGGCGACTGGTTCGACGCCATCCCGGTGGCGGGGGACAAGACGGCCCTGGTGGTCGGCGACGTCATGGGTCACGGCATCAACGCCGCCGCCACCATGGGCCAATTGCGCACCGCCACCCGTACCCTGGCCGGCCTCGACCTCGACCCGGCCGATGTCCTGCACCACCTCGACCGGATCACCTCCGAGCTGGAGGAGACCACGGCCACCTGTGTGTACGCCGTCTACGACCCCCACCGCACCGAGTGCCGCATCGCCCTCGCCGGACACCTGCCGCCCATCTGGGACCGGCCGGGCCGCGCCCCGCGTTTCCTTCAGCTGCCGACCGGGGCGCCCCTCGGCGTCGGCGGCGTGCCCTTCCGGGCCACCACCGTCGACTGCGCGCCCGGTGACCGGCTGGTCCTCTACACCGATGGCCTGGTGGAGACCCGAGACCAGCCCATCGACGACCGGCTGCGCGCCCTGCTCGACGCGCTGACCCACCACCGGCTGCCGCTCGAAGCGACCTGCGACCGGCTCCTTGCCGCACTGCCGCCGCCCCAGCGCCACGACGACATCGCCCTGCTGATCGCCCAGGTCACTCCGTCACGCCGTGCGAACTGA
- a CDS encoding ANTAR domain-containing protein encodes MTVFSRPDGDRVVVSVCGELDLGADQRLRQILRPAPSGPDDGVQLDLDGVEFCDCSALRLLLNLKEQALPESVPVAAPAEAVAPHGATARRATTPADDPSAELRRELEQLRRAMQSRGTIDLARGILMAAFAVSADDAWKVLVATSQHTNIKLRSLAEQVVESAAGTPLPEGVRERLCVAVAKASAGSSRRGENGSARTTAPAEGR; translated from the coding sequence GTGACGGTCTTCAGCCGCCCCGACGGCGATCGCGTGGTGGTCAGCGTGTGCGGAGAGCTCGACCTCGGCGCGGATCAGAGACTGCGGCAGATCCTGCGGCCCGCTCCCTCCGGGCCGGACGACGGCGTCCAACTGGACCTCGACGGAGTCGAGTTCTGCGACTGCTCCGCCCTCAGGCTCCTGCTGAACCTCAAGGAGCAGGCCCTGCCCGAATCCGTCCCGGTGGCGGCGCCGGCCGAGGCCGTGGCCCCGCACGGGGCCACGGCTCGACGCGCCACCACCCCGGCGGACGATCCCAGCGCCGAACTGCGCAGGGAACTGGAGCAGTTGCGCCGGGCGATGCAGAGCCGGGGAACCATCGACCTGGCGCGCGGCATCCTCATGGCCGCCTTCGCCGTCAGCGCCGACGACGCGTGGAAGGTGCTGGTCGCCACCTCTCAGCACACCAACATCAAGTTGCGCAGCCTGGCCGAACAGGTGGTGGAGTCCGCCGCGGGCACGCCGTTGCCCGAGGGAGTGAGGGAACGGCTGTGCGTCGCGGTCGCCAAGGCATCGGCCGGCTCCTCACGCCGCGGCGAGAACGGAAGCGCCCGCACCACGGCTCCCGCGGAAGGCCGCTGA
- a CDS encoding ABC transporter ATP-binding protein, with product MSGTVVSGRGKGESEDQWALEARGLGKKYRRGWALREESFRIPAGRVCGLVGPNGAGKSTLLGLAARLVEPTRGELRIFGRPVGDPSVMPRYAYLGQDKPLFKRFTVAECLRMGQELNPGWDQAAAERIVREGRLSPGARIGSLSGGQRTRVAFALAFGKRPDLLLLDEPMSDLDPLARDEIASLLMSEVADRGTTVVMSSHLLADLEHTCDYLLVMAGGRVRMAGDTDELVPLHTLVTGVTVDGGLPDALDAHTVIDVRVAGRQFTALVRHEGPLGSAWQLTEPSLEEVLLGYLRHPEAPALLSPTAVPGHREERVA from the coding sequence ATGAGCGGCACAGTCGTATCCGGCAGGGGCAAGGGTGAAAGCGAGGACCAATGGGCCCTGGAGGCCCGCGGGCTCGGGAAGAAGTACCGTCGGGGGTGGGCCCTGCGGGAGGAGTCCTTCCGGATCCCGGCAGGCCGCGTCTGCGGCCTGGTGGGGCCCAACGGGGCAGGAAAAAGCACCCTGTTGGGGCTCGCCGCCCGCCTCGTCGAGCCGACGCGCGGCGAGTTGCGGATCTTCGGACGGCCGGTCGGTGACCCGTCCGTGATGCCCCGCTACGCCTACCTCGGCCAGGACAAGCCGCTGTTCAAGCGGTTCACCGTGGCGGAGTGCCTGCGCATGGGCCAGGAGCTCAACCCCGGCTGGGACCAGGCCGCGGCCGAGCGGATCGTGCGGGAGGGACGGCTGTCGCCGGGTGCCCGGATCGGCAGCCTCTCCGGCGGCCAGCGCACCCGGGTCGCGTTCGCGCTCGCCTTCGGCAAGCGCCCCGACCTCCTGCTCCTGGACGAGCCGATGTCCGACCTCGACCCGCTGGCCCGCGACGAGATCGCCTCGCTGCTCATGTCGGAGGTGGCCGATCGCGGCACCACCGTGGTGATGTCCTCCCATCTGCTCGCCGACCTCGAGCACACATGCGACTACCTCCTGGTGATGGCGGGCGGCCGCGTCCGCATGGCCGGCGACACCGACGAGCTGGTACCGCTGCACACCCTGGTCACCGGGGTCACGGTGGACGGCGGCCTGCCCGACGCGCTCGACGCGCACACGGTCATCGACGTCCGCGTCGCGGGGCGGCAGTTCACCGCCCTGGTCCGCCACGAAGGACCCCTCGGCTCCGCCTGGCAGCTCACGGAACCCAGCCTCGAAGAGGTGCTGCTCGGCTATCTCCGCCACCCGGAGGCACCCGCGCTGCTCTCCCCGACCGCCGTCCCCGGCCACCGAGAGGAGCGCGTGGCATGA
- a CDS encoding GlsB/YeaQ/YmgE family stress response membrane protein, with the protein MSIIAWILIGLLAGAIAKALMPGRDPGGCLVTMLIGIVGGLLGGWLGKVIFHVHSIKGFFHLSTWIAAIIGSVIVLALYRLFVGSRSRN; encoded by the coding sequence ATGAGCATCATCGCCTGGATCCTGATCGGCCTTCTCGCCGGCGCCATCGCCAAAGCCCTCATGCCTGGCAGGGACCCGGGCGGCTGCCTCGTCACCATGCTCATCGGCATCGTCGGTGGCCTCCTCGGCGGCTGGCTCGGCAAGGTCATCTTCCACGTCCACTCCATCAAGGGCTTCTTCCACCTCTCGACGTGGATCGCCGCGATCATCGGCTCGGTCATCGTGCTCGCCCTCTACCGCCTCTTCGTCGGCAGCCGCAGCCGTAACTGA
- a CDS encoding polysaccharide lyase family 7 protein: MRIRPLLIPLATAAAAVGSLAFTPSATSTSPHLNPVAANNGFVPGSAAAAAAPGGSFDLSVWELQEPVGSPGSPTTIPSSRLEGANGFQDAYFYSDSRDGAMTFWAPEKGVTTPNSNYARSELREMNRDGSAANWPLGGTHRLDATLRVVSVTSTVCVGQIHLGTGGSSTKPLLELYYRSNGDIVLGTENSPSGGQTLHTVGKVAVGKTWSYTIGVSSGHTIDLTVDGSTTHHAIPSSFNSYRQYFKAGSYNQSSSSSTTKGARVAFYKLSVSHG; this comes from the coding sequence ATGCGCATACGGCCCCTCCTCATCCCCCTCGCCACCGCCGCGGCCGCCGTCGGCAGCCTCGCCTTCACCCCCTCCGCGACATCAACTTCCCCACACCTCAACCCAGTTGCGGCAAACAACGGCTTCGTTCCCGGCAGCGCCGCTGCCGCCGCGGCGCCCGGTGGCAGCTTCGATCTCTCCGTGTGGGAACTCCAGGAGCCGGTGGGCTCCCCCGGATCGCCCACGACGATCCCCTCATCCCGGCTCGAGGGAGCGAACGGGTTCCAGGACGCGTACTTCTACAGCGACTCCCGCGACGGCGCGATGACGTTCTGGGCCCCGGAGAAGGGCGTCACCACCCCGAACTCGAACTACGCGCGCTCCGAGCTGCGCGAGATGAACCGCGACGGCAGCGCCGCGAACTGGCCGCTGGGCGGCACCCACCGGCTCGACGCGACCCTGCGGGTGGTGTCGGTGACGTCCACCGTGTGCGTCGGACAGATCCACCTGGGCACGGGCGGCTCGTCCACCAAGCCGCTCCTCGAGCTGTACTACCGCTCCAACGGCGACATCGTCCTCGGCACGGAGAACTCACCGTCGGGCGGCCAGACGCTCCACACGGTGGGCAAGGTGGCGGTGGGCAAGACCTGGAGCTACACGATCGGCGTATCCAGCGGCCACACCATCGATCTGACGGTCGACGGGAGCACCACGCACCACGCGATCCCGTCCTCCTTCAACAGCTACCGCCAGTACTTCAAGGCGGGCTCGTACAACCAGTCGTCGTCGAGCAGCACGACCAAGGGCGCGCGCGTGGCGTTCTACAAGCTCTCCGTCTCCCACGGCTGA
- a CDS encoding VanZ family protein has translation MASEPRHQSEPRSEPRLQRHTWRATAARAAVLIVGFVCMVGFAVLLARATLVPSPGSVRLTHTNLRPGDSIRAYFAQPDWRDTVKQVGGNVVLGMPFGVLLPVLFPRTRGLLRVVAMTAFVMLTVEVAQGLLVTGRAFDIDDVILNSLGAFTGYLILGRRLGRALHPRRRHWWQRRREEEIPAREADDAGGPVGERRRPRLPAILRGVRKQAP, from the coding sequence ATGGCATCAGAACCTCGGCACCAATCAGAGCCCCGGTCGGAACCCCGGCTCCAACGGCACACGTGGCGGGCGACGGCCGCGCGCGCCGCCGTCCTGATCGTGGGCTTCGTCTGCATGGTGGGCTTCGCGGTGCTGCTGGCCCGTGCCACGCTCGTCCCGTCGCCCGGATCCGTCCGTCTGACGCACACCAACCTGCGTCCGGGAGACTCGATCCGCGCCTATTTCGCCCAGCCCGACTGGCGGGACACGGTGAAGCAGGTCGGCGGCAACGTGGTGCTCGGCATGCCGTTCGGCGTGCTCCTGCCGGTGCTGTTTCCGAGGACCCGGGGGCTGCTGCGCGTGGTCGCGATGACCGCCTTCGTGATGCTGACCGTCGAGGTGGCCCAGGGACTCCTGGTCACCGGGCGGGCCTTCGACATCGACGACGTCATCCTCAACTCGCTCGGCGCCTTCACCGGTTACCTGATTCTGGGCCGTCGGCTCGGTCGTGCGCTGCACCCGCGGCGGCGCCACTGGTGGCAGCGGCGCCGGGAGGAGGAGATCCCGGCGAGGGAGGCCGATGACGCGGGGGGACCCGTCGGCGAACGCCGGAGGCCGCGCCTGCCCGCGATCCTGCGCGGGGTGCGCAAGCAGGCCCCGTGA